One window of Watersipora subatra chromosome 3, tzWatSuba1.1, whole genome shotgun sequence genomic DNA carries:
- the LOC137391148 gene encoding betaine--homocysteine S-methyltransferase 1-like isoform X2, with the protein MGSIPKGGLLKRLNAKEPIICAEGYLMELDRRGYNTNGIFIPKAVLDNPGKVEDLTKEFVHAGADACSAFVYYSTRNKLRAAEQGDNFELLNRRAHEIAKKVAKETGTLFTSGLTKTGLYDPDDTDSEVLVEQEYREQMAISAELEVDFIQIQTLWDYGEASVALKIAKEYNLPAVITLAPAGPGPMPKTFDGYELKDALQRLLDEGAACVGLNCSRGPKTMIPIFRELRKDIKGPLACVALGYHTDETAETWYRLRSTETGKMSFPDDIGANYIGNEEAEWYARQLKEIGVEFVGFCCGNSSTLTRTLAMAYGRNPPAAKYASQVAAKKNVVHGFQIDRYKQKLAEFLGTL; encoded by the exons ATGGGCAGCATTCCTAAAG GTGGTTTGCTGAAACGGCTGAATGCAAAAGAACCCATTATTTGTGCGGAGGGGTATCTTATGGAGCTGGATAGAAGAGGCTATAACACAAATGGCATCTTTATTCCAAAA GCAGTGCTGGACAATCCTGGGAAGGTTGAAGATTTGACAAAAGAGTTTGTACATGCCGGAGCCGATGCTTGCTCAGCTTTTGTG TATTACTCAACAAGGAACAAGCTCAGAGCTGCCGAACAAGGAGACAACTTTGAACTCTTGAACCGAAGAGCTCATGAGATTGCTAAAAAG GTTGCCAAGGAGACAGGTACTTTGTTTACTTCAGGCCTGACCAAGACAGGGCTATATGACCCTGATGACACTGATAGTGAAGTTCTGGTTGAACAGGAGTATAGG GAGCAAATGGCAATAAGTGCAGAGTTGGAAGTGGACTTCATTCAAATCCAGACTCTCTGGGATTACGGGGAGGCTTCGGTCGCCCTCAAGATTGCCAAAGAATATA ATTTACCAGCAGTAATAACACTGGCACCAGCTGGACCTGGCCCTATGCCCAAGACCTTTGATGGTTATGAACTAAAGGATGCACTTCAAAGATTGTTGGATGAGGGGGCAGCCTGTGTTGGGCTCAATTGTTCTCGAGGACCTAAGACTATGATTCCAATATTTAGAGAGCTGCGTAAGGATATAAAG GGTCCACTTGCCTGTGTTGCTCTGGGTTACCATACGGATGAAACAGCTGAAACTTGGTACAGACTCAGGAGCACTGAGACTGGCAAAATGAGCTTTCCTGATGATATAGGAGCTAATTATATTG GAAATGAAGAAGCTGAGTGGTACGCTCGACAACTAAAGGAAATAGGAGTGGAGTTTGTTGGTTTCTGTTGTGGGAATTCAAGTACATTGACAAGAACACTAGCCATGGCCTACGGAAGAAACCCACCAGCTGCAAA ATATGCCAGCCAAGTGGCCGCTAAAAAAAATGTGGTACACGGATTTCAGATCGACAGATATAAGCAGAAGCTAGCTGAATTTTTAGGAACTTTGTAA
- the LOC137391148 gene encoding S-methylmethionine--homocysteine S-methyltransferase BHMT2-like isoform X1, which translates to MGSTTKGGLLKRLNAKEPIICAEGYLMELDRRGYNTNGIFIPKAVLDNPGKVEDLTKEFVHAGADACSAFVYYSTRNKLRAAEQGDNFELLNRRAHEIAKKVAKETGTLFTSGLTKTGLYDPDDTDSEVLVEQEYREQMAISAELEVDFIQIQTLWDYGEASVALKIAKEYNLPAVITLAPAGPGPMPKTFDGYELKDALQRLLDEGAACVGLNCSRGPKTMIPIFRELRKDIKGPLACVALGYHTDETAETWYRLRSTETGKMSFPDDIGANYIGNEEAEWYARQLKEIGVEFVGFCCGNSSTLTRTLAMAYGRNPPAAKYASQVAAKKNVVHGFQIDRYKQKLAEFLGTL; encoded by the exons GTGGTTTGCTGAAACGGCTGAATGCAAAAGAACCCATTATTTGTGCGGAGGGGTATCTTATGGAGCTGGATAGAAGAGGCTATAACACAAATGGCATCTTTATTCCAAAA GCAGTGCTGGACAATCCTGGGAAGGTTGAAGATTTGACAAAAGAGTTTGTACATGCCGGAGCCGATGCTTGCTCAGCTTTTGTG TATTACTCAACAAGGAACAAGCTCAGAGCTGCCGAACAAGGAGACAACTTTGAACTCTTGAACCGAAGAGCTCATGAGATTGCTAAAAAG GTTGCCAAGGAGACAGGTACTTTGTTTACTTCAGGCCTGACCAAGACAGGGCTATATGACCCTGATGACACTGATAGTGAAGTTCTGGTTGAACAGGAGTATAGG GAGCAAATGGCAATAAGTGCAGAGTTGGAAGTGGACTTCATTCAAATCCAGACTCTCTGGGATTACGGGGAGGCTTCGGTCGCCCTCAAGATTGCCAAAGAATATA ATTTACCAGCAGTAATAACACTGGCACCAGCTGGACCTGGCCCTATGCCCAAGACCTTTGATGGTTATGAACTAAAGGATGCACTTCAAAGATTGTTGGATGAGGGGGCAGCCTGTGTTGGGCTCAATTGTTCTCGAGGACCTAAGACTATGATTCCAATATTTAGAGAGCTGCGTAAGGATATAAAG GGTCCACTTGCCTGTGTTGCTCTGGGTTACCATACGGATGAAACAGCTGAAACTTGGTACAGACTCAGGAGCACTGAGACTGGCAAAATGAGCTTTCCTGATGATATAGGAGCTAATTATATTG GAAATGAAGAAGCTGAGTGGTACGCTCGACAACTAAAGGAAATAGGAGTGGAGTTTGTTGGTTTCTGTTGTGGGAATTCAAGTACATTGACAAGAACACTAGCCATGGCCTACGGAAGAAACCCACCAGCTGCAAA ATATGCCAGCCAAGTGGCCGCTAAAAAAAATGTGGTACACGGATTTCAGATCGACAGATATAAGCAGAAGCTAGCTGAATTTTTAGGAACTTTGTAA